A window from Streptomyces sp. NBC_00299 encodes these proteins:
- a CDS encoding transcriptional regulator, translated as MQPNTLLDAILDEAGVSHAGLAAHVNQAGRARGLALRYEHTAVARWLKGQRPRGQVPDLICEVLAARLHRTVTLDDIGLGVPGEQSALHTTSLSGFVERATALWRSDEQQRPHILGAPAVTGTPAVMPVWEWENPPEDVDVSRGGRHRVTPADLEMLRSARTHYEQMYRKAGGMATRTRIVGFLNAEAAPLLRGSYTDATGRQLHRATGGLVAIAGICAYDSDAHGLAQRYFHQALRLAKASGDRGLGAYVIALLVNQALFMREFRQAVAFAEAALRAAGKHITPALASDLYAMQAKAYAHLGDGTSALSCIRRAEQAADRIRRGYEPDETGYVQPGLVNVQVAEALLSLGELAAAGEHAAAAVDNPAHDRGRVHRLAMLSTIELRQGNADKAVAIAVQMAEQARGMESQRLRDRLRAVREHLVRNGCAGTAEAAELIDGALRVPL; from the coding sequence ATGCAGCCCAACACTCTGCTCGACGCGATCCTGGATGAGGCGGGGGTCTCGCACGCGGGGCTGGCCGCACACGTGAACCAGGCGGGGCGGGCGCGCGGGCTCGCGCTGAGATACGAACACACCGCCGTCGCGCGGTGGTTGAAGGGGCAGCGGCCACGCGGCCAGGTGCCCGACCTGATCTGCGAGGTGCTCGCCGCCCGGCTGCACCGCACCGTCACGCTCGACGACATCGGCCTCGGCGTGCCCGGCGAGCAGTCCGCCCTGCACACCACCTCGCTGTCCGGCTTCGTGGAGCGGGCCACCGCCCTGTGGCGTTCCGACGAGCAGCAACGACCCCATATCCTGGGCGCGCCGGCGGTCACCGGCACGCCCGCCGTGATGCCGGTGTGGGAGTGGGAGAACCCGCCCGAGGACGTGGATGTCTCGCGCGGTGGCCGGCACCGGGTCACCCCCGCCGACCTGGAGATGCTGCGCTCGGCCCGTACGCACTACGAGCAGATGTACCGCAAGGCGGGCGGCATGGCGACCCGCACCCGGATCGTCGGCTTCCTCAACGCCGAGGCCGCCCCGCTGCTGCGCGGCAGCTACACCGATGCGACGGGACGTCAACTGCACCGGGCGACGGGCGGGTTGGTGGCCATCGCGGGCATCTGTGCCTACGACTCCGACGCACACGGGCTCGCCCAGCGGTACTTCCATCAGGCGCTGCGGCTCGCGAAGGCCAGCGGGGACCGGGGGCTCGGCGCCTATGTGATCGCGCTGCTCGTCAACCAGGCCCTGTTCATGCGGGAGTTCCGCCAGGCCGTCGCCTTCGCCGAGGCCGCACTGCGGGCCGCGGGCAAGCACATCACCCCGGCGCTCGCCTCCGACCTGTACGCGATGCAGGCGAAGGCGTACGCACACCTCGGCGACGGCACGAGCGCCCTGTCCTGCATACGGCGTGCCGAGCAGGCCGCAGATCGCATCCGGCGCGGATACGAACCCGATGAGACCGGCTATGTCCAGCCGGGGTTGGTCAATGTCCAGGTGGCGGAGGCGCTGCTCAGCCTCGGGGAACTGGCAGCCGCTGGAGAGCATGCCGCGGCCGCCGTCGACAATCCCGCGCACGACCGGGGCCGGGTGCACCGGCTGGCCATGCTCAGCACGATCGAGCTGCGTCAGGGCAACGCCGACAAGGCGGTGGCCATCGCGGTGCAGATGGCCGAACAGGCCCGGGGAATGGAGTCCCAGCGCCTGCGCGACAGACTCCGGGCGGTACGCGAACACCTGGTGCGCAACGGCTGTGCGGGCACGGCCGAGGCGGCCGAACTCATCGACGGAGCACTGCGCGTACCGCTGTAG
- a CDS encoding NUDIX hydrolase: MQWTKQSEQTVYENRWFTVNLADVELPDGRHLDHFLIRMRPVAVATVVNEAGEVLLLWRHRFITDSWGWELAAGVVEDGEDIVRAAARELEEETGWRPGPLHHLMSVEPSNGLTDARHHIYWADEGEYVGHPVDDFESDRREWVPLKLVPDMVARGEVPAANMAAALLMLHHLRV, translated from the coding sequence GTGCAGTGGACGAAACAGAGCGAACAAACTGTGTATGAAAACCGCTGGTTCACCGTCAACCTGGCAGACGTGGAACTGCCGGACGGGCGGCACCTGGACCACTTCCTGATACGGATGCGGCCGGTCGCCGTGGCCACGGTGGTCAATGAGGCGGGCGAGGTCCTCCTCCTGTGGCGCCACCGCTTCATCACCGACAGCTGGGGCTGGGAACTCGCGGCAGGCGTCGTCGAGGACGGTGAGGACATCGTCCGGGCGGCCGCCAGGGAGCTCGAGGAGGAGACCGGCTGGCGGCCGGGACCCCTGCACCACCTCATGAGCGTGGAGCCCTCCAACGGGCTCACCGATGCCCGGCACCACATCTACTGGGCCGACGAGGGCGAGTATGTCGGGCATCCCGTGGACGACTTCGAGTCGGACCGCCGGGAATGGGTTCCTCTCAAGCTCGTCCCCGACATGGTCGCCCGGGGGGAGGTCCCGGCCGCCAACATGGCGGCCGCGTTACTGATGCTGCACCATCTCCGGGTCTAG
- a CDS encoding 3-hydroxybutyryl-CoA dehydrogenase, giving the protein MTGISGDIARVGVVGCGQMGAGIAEVCARAGLDVRVAETTGEALEFGRTRLFSSLAKAAERGKITEEERDATQARLSFTTDLGEFADRDLVIEAVVESEQVKTEIFQVLDQVVTRPDAILASNTSSIPLVKLAVATSRADQVIGIHFFNPAPVQQLVELIPALTTSEGTIARAQSFAEKLLGKHAIRAQDRSGFVVNALLIPYLLSAIRMFESGIASREDIDNGMELGCAHPMGPLKLSDLIGLDTVASVAQSMYDEFKEPLYAAPPLLLRMVDAGRLGRKTNSGFYTYG; this is encoded by the coding sequence GTGACCGGCATCTCCGGAGATATTGCACGCGTCGGCGTGGTGGGCTGCGGCCAGATGGGAGCGGGCATCGCCGAGGTGTGCGCCCGCGCCGGCCTGGACGTCAGGGTCGCCGAGACCACCGGCGAGGCCCTGGAGTTCGGCCGCACCCGGCTGTTCAGTTCCCTGGCCAAGGCCGCCGAGCGCGGCAAGATCACCGAGGAGGAGCGGGACGCCACGCAGGCGCGGCTGTCCTTCACCACCGACCTCGGCGAGTTCGCCGACCGTGACCTCGTGATCGAGGCCGTGGTCGAGAGCGAGCAGGTGAAGACCGAGATCTTCCAGGTGCTCGACCAGGTCGTGACCCGGCCGGACGCGATCCTCGCCTCCAACACCTCCTCGATCCCGCTGGTGAAGCTGGCGGTCGCCACCTCGCGCGCCGACCAGGTGATCGGCATCCACTTCTTCAACCCGGCCCCGGTGCAGCAGCTCGTCGAGCTGATCCCGGCGCTCACCACCTCCGAGGGCACGATCGCCCGTGCCCAGTCGTTCGCCGAGAAGCTGCTGGGCAAGCACGCCATCCGCGCCCAGGACCGGTCCGGCTTCGTCGTGAACGCGCTGCTGATCCCGTACCTCCTCTCCGCGATCCGGATGTTCGAGTCGGGCATCGCCAGCCGCGAGGACATCGACAACGGCATGGAGCTCGGCTGCGCCCACCCGATGGGCCCGCTGAAGCTGTCCGACCTGATCGGTCTGGACACGGTCGCCTCGGTGGCGCAGAGCATGTACGACGAGTTCAAGGAGCCGCTGTACGCCGCTCCCCCGCTGCTGCTGCGCATGGTCGACGCGGGCCGGCTGGGCCGCAAGACGAACTCCGGCTTCTACACCTACGGCTGA
- a CDS encoding glycoside hydrolase family 10 protein, with translation MSRRAFSVTALAALVASGSAMAAGSATAGGTDRARRRATREMRGVWVATVANRDWPSKQGLSADEQRAELITHLDTAVERRLNTVILQVRPTADALWPSPYEPWSQVLTGTQGEDPGWNPLGTAVEEAHARGLQLHAWFNPYRIANHTDLGRLAESHPAREHEDWVVTYGGKLYYNPGLPDVRAFVQRAMLDAVERYPLDGVHFDDYFYPYPVAGQSFDDDEAYDRYGGGFTVRADWRRDNIDKLVLEMADAIRQIRPTTQFGISPFGVWRNAGTDPLGSDTRGGVETYDDLYADTRKWVREGWIDYICPQLYWNIGFAAADYAELVPWWAEVARGSRTKLYVGEALYKAGDPAQPAAWQNPAELSRHLTLAKEHAEVGGHVYFAAKEVATDRIGTMARVVADHYGQPAISPR, from the coding sequence ATGTCACGACGGGCTTTTTCGGTGACCGCCCTGGCGGCACTCGTGGCGTCAGGAAGCGCGATGGCGGCCGGCTCCGCCACGGCGGGCGGAACGGACCGGGCCCGGCGACGGGCGACCCGGGAGATGCGCGGCGTGTGGGTCGCCACCGTGGCGAACCGGGACTGGCCCTCCAAGCAGGGTCTGAGCGCCGACGAGCAGCGCGCCGAGCTGATCACCCACTTGGACACGGCGGTGGAGCGCCGCCTGAACACGGTGATCCTCCAGGTGCGGCCCACGGCCGACGCCCTGTGGCCGTCGCCGTACGAGCCCTGGTCGCAGGTCCTCACCGGCACCCAGGGCGAGGACCCCGGCTGGAACCCGCTCGGCACGGCCGTCGAGGAGGCCCACGCCCGCGGTCTTCAGCTGCATGCCTGGTTCAACCCGTACCGCATCGCCAACCACACGGACCTCGGCAGGCTGGCCGAGTCGCACCCCGCCCGTGAGCACGAGGACTGGGTGGTGACCTACGGCGGCAAGCTCTACTACAACCCGGGCCTGCCCGACGTCCGTGCGTTCGTGCAGCGGGCCATGCTCGACGCGGTGGAGCGGTACCCCCTCGACGGGGTCCACTTCGACGACTACTTCTATCCCTATCCGGTGGCCGGCCAGAGCTTCGACGACGACGAGGCCTACGACCGCTACGGCGGCGGCTTCACGGTCCGGGCCGACTGGCGGCGGGACAACATCGACAAGCTGGTGCTGGAGATGGCGGACGCCATCAGGCAGATCCGGCCCACCACCCAGTTCGGCATCAGCCCCTTCGGCGTGTGGCGCAACGCCGGCACCGACCCCCTCGGCTCCGACACCCGGGGCGGTGTGGAGACGTACGACGATCTGTACGCGGACACCCGTAAATGGGTCCGTGAGGGCTGGATCGACTACATCTGCCCGCAGTTGTACTGGAACATCGGTTTCGCGGCCGCCGACTACGCCGAGCTCGTGCCCTGGTGGGCGGAAGTGGCGCGGGGCAGCCGGACGAAGCTGTACGTGGGTGAGGCGCTCTACAAGGCCGGTGACCCGGCGCAGCCCGCGGCCTGGCAGAACCCGGCCGAGCTGTCCCGGCATCTGACGCTGGCCAAGGAGCACGCGGAGGTGGGCGGGCACGTGTACTTCGCCGCGAAGGAGGTGGCGACGGACCGGATCGGGACCATGGCGAGGGTCGTCGCCGACCACTACGGGCAGCCGGCGATTTCCCCGCGCTGA
- a CDS encoding DUF1918 domain-containing protein yields the protein MRATVGDQLVQHGRVVGQHDKVGEIVEILGHEGNPPYRVRFEDGHEGLCSPGPDTEIRHRNTMK from the coding sequence ATGCGTGCAACCGTGGGCGACCAGCTTGTCCAGCACGGCAGGGTGGTCGGGCAACACGACAAGGTCGGCGAGATCGTCGAGATCCTGGGCCATGAGGGCAATCCCCCGTACCGCGTCCGCTTCGAGGACGGGCACGAGGGTCTGTGCTCCCCCGGCCCCGACACCGAGATCCGTCACAGGAACACGATGAAGTAA
- a CDS encoding DMT family transporter: MRTKNSATAPSSIAVTGGKPMPVAPAATAVGGTLQAALGVAAFSLTFPATAWGLESFGPWSLVAVRSLLAALIAGVCLMALRVPLPARRHWAGLAVVAAGVVLGFPLLTTLALQTSTTAHAAVVVGLLPLTTALFSALRVGTRPSRTFWTAALAGAAAVVAFTVQQSGGALTTADLYLFAALLGCAAGYTEGGRLARVMPGWQVIGWALVLCLPLTVPVAALALSHEPVHLTWHGITGLLWVAAGSQFLGMVVWYRGMAAIGIPKASQLQLAQPLLTLVWSVLLLGEHLTVAAPLTAAAVLVCIAVTQRARG; the protein is encoded by the coding sequence ATGAGGACCAAGAATAGCGCTACCGCTCCAAGCTCGATAGCAGTGACCGGCGGCAAGCCAATGCCGGTCGCCCCAGCCGCCACGGCCGTCGGAGGCACCCTCCAGGCCGCGCTGGGGGTCGCGGCCTTCTCCCTCACCTTCCCCGCCACCGCCTGGGGCCTGGAGAGCTTCGGCCCCTGGTCCCTGGTCGCCGTGCGCAGCCTGCTGGCCGCGCTGATCGCGGGGGTCTGTCTGATGGCGCTGCGCGTGCCGCTCCCCGCCCGCCGGCACTGGGCGGGCCTGGCGGTGGTCGCCGCCGGAGTGGTCCTCGGCTTCCCCCTGCTCACCACGCTGGCGCTGCAGACCTCCACCACCGCGCACGCCGCCGTCGTGGTCGGTCTGCTCCCGCTGACCACGGCCCTGTTCTCCGCCCTGCGCGTCGGCACCCGCCCCTCGCGCACCTTCTGGACGGCGGCGCTGGCGGGCGCCGCCGCGGTGGTCGCCTTCACCGTGCAGCAGAGCGGCGGCGCCCTGACCACGGCCGACCTCTATCTCTTCGCGGCGCTGCTGGGGTGCGCGGCCGGCTACACCGAGGGCGGCCGGCTGGCCCGGGTCATGCCGGGCTGGCAGGTGATCGGCTGGGCGCTGGTGCTGTGTCTGCCGCTGACCGTCCCGGTCGCCGCGTTGGCGCTGTCGCACGAACCCGTGCACCTGACCTGGCACGGCATCACCGGGCTGCTGTGGGTCGCGGCGGGCTCGCAGTTCCTCGGCATGGTCGTCTGGTACCGGGGCATGGCCGCCATCGGCATCCCGAAGGCCAGCCAGTTGCAGTTGGCCCAGCCCCTGCTCACACTGGTGTGGTCGGTGCTGCTGCTGGGCGAGCACCTGACAGTGGCCGCCCCGCTGACGGCCGCGGCGGTGCTCGTGTGCATCGCCGTGACCCAGCGGGCGCGTGGCTGA
- a CDS encoding aminotransferase-like domain-containing protein — protein sequence MQERSSVGELANQLRRELDRYSPGGKLPSSRALVERYRVSPVTVSRALAQLAAEGLVVTRPGAGAFRAEAHTRTPAAGDTSWQEVTLSADAAAEQVPRSVDASGVLASLTAPSPGVIEFNGGYLHQSLQPERAMAAALSRAGRRPGAWGRPPMEGLPELREWFARSIGGPGGAVTAAEVLITSGGQSALTTALRALAPPGAPVLVESPTYPGMLAIARAAGLRPVPVPVDADGVRLSLLADAFKATGARVFVCQPLFQNPTGALLAPERRGEVLRIAREAGAFVVEDDFVRRLVHEDAGPLPRPLAAEDPDGVVVHVCSLTKATSPSFRVSALAARGPVLERLRAIQVVDTFFVPRPLQEAALELVGSPAWPRHLRAISAELRTRRDTMTAALRLDLPELALPHIPSGGYHLWLRLPDGNGGTSQAFGSGGESALTSAALRSGVAITPGRPYFSAEPSAGHLRLSFAAVAGTGEITEGVRRLRAAWDEVR from the coding sequence ATGCAAGAGCGTAGCAGTGTCGGTGAACTGGCGAATCAGCTGAGGCGGGAGCTGGACCGCTACTCGCCAGGTGGAAAGCTGCCGTCGAGCCGTGCCCTCGTCGAGCGGTATCGCGTGAGCCCGGTGACCGTCTCCCGCGCCCTCGCGCAGCTGGCCGCCGAGGGGCTCGTGGTGACCCGGCCCGGCGCCGGAGCCTTCCGCGCCGAGGCGCACACGCGGACTCCTGCCGCCGGGGACACCTCCTGGCAGGAGGTGACGCTCAGCGCGGACGCCGCCGCGGAACAGGTGCCGCGCTCGGTGGACGCCTCCGGGGTGCTGGCCTCGCTCACCGCGCCGTCGCCCGGTGTGATCGAGTTCAACGGCGGCTATCTGCATCAGTCGCTGCAGCCGGAGCGGGCCATGGCCGCCGCGCTGTCCCGGGCCGGCCGACGGCCCGGGGCGTGGGGGAGGCCGCCCATGGAGGGGCTGCCGGAGCTGCGGGAGTGGTTCGCGCGCAGCATCGGCGGGCCGGGCGGCGCCGTCACCGCGGCCGAGGTGCTGATCACCTCTGGCGGCCAGTCGGCCCTGACGACCGCGCTGAGGGCACTCGCGCCGCCGGGCGCACCGGTGCTGGTGGAGTCACCGACGTACCCGGGCATGCTGGCGATCGCCCGCGCGGCGGGACTGCGCCCGGTCCCCGTCCCGGTCGACGCCGACGGCGTACGGCTGTCCCTGCTCGCCGACGCCTTCAAGGCGACCGGCGCCCGGGTCTTCGTCTGCCAGCCGCTGTTCCAGAACCCGACCGGCGCGCTGCTCGCCCCCGAGCGGCGCGGCGAGGTGCTGCGCATCGCACGCGAGGCCGGTGCCTTCGTCGTGGAGGACGACTTCGTACGACGGCTGGTGCACGAGGACGCGGGGCCGCTGCCGCGTCCGCTGGCCGCCGAGGACCCCGACGGCGTCGTCGTCCACGTCTGCTCGCTGACCAAGGCCACCTCGCCCAGCTTCCGGGTCAGCGCGCTCGCCGCCCGCGGCCCGGTGCTGGAGCGGCTGCGCGCGATCCAGGTCGTGGACACCTTCTTCGTACCGCGACCGTTGCAGGAGGCGGCGCTGGAGCTGGTCGGCTCGCCCGCCTGGCCGCGCCATCTGCGGGCGATCTCCGCCGAGTTGAGGACCCGCCGCGACACGATGACGGCCGCCCTGCGCCTCGACCTGCCCGAACTCGCCCTCCCGCACATCCCCTCCGGCGGCTACCACCTCTGGCTCCGCCTGCCCGACGGCAACGGAGGCACCTCCCAGGCTTTCGGCTCCGGGGGAGAGTCCGCCCTGACCTCCGCCGCCCTGCGCTCGGGCGTCGCGATCACCCCCGGCCGCCCCTACTTCAGCGCGGAGCCTTCGGCCGGGCACCTGCGGTTGAGCTTCGCGGCGGTGGCGGGGACGGGGGAGATCACGGAGGGGGTGCGGCGGCTGCGGGCGGCTTGGGACGAGGTGCGCTAG
- a CDS encoding GNAT family N-acetyltransferase, with product MTDTPPLAEGYEISTEADRIDAERVHRWLSTDAYWAMGREREKQDRAIEGSLNFGVYEMVSGEQVAYARVVTDRATFAWLCDVYVDRSVRGKGIGTALVGAVREQVRSYGVKRMLLATHDAHGVYEKHGFAPLEKPDQWMALYF from the coding sequence ATGACCGACACCCCGCCCCTCGCCGAGGGCTACGAGATCTCCACCGAGGCCGACCGCATCGACGCCGAGCGCGTGCACCGCTGGCTGTCCACCGACGCGTACTGGGCGATGGGGCGGGAGCGGGAGAAGCAGGACCGGGCGATCGAGGGTTCGCTGAACTTCGGGGTGTACGAGATGGTTTCGGGGGAGCAGGTGGCGTATGCCCGGGTCGTCACCGACCGGGCGACCTTCGCGTGGCTCTGCGACGTGTACGTCGACCGGTCGGTGCGCGGCAAGGGGATCGGGACGGCGCTCGTCGGGGCCGTGCGCGAGCAGGTGCGGTCGTACGGGGTGAAGCGGATGCTGCTCGCCACGCACGACGCCCACGGGGTCTACGAGAAGCACGGCTTCGCGCCGCTGGAGAAGCCG